One window of the Marinilactibacillus sp. Marseille-P9653 genome contains the following:
- a CDS encoding GrpB family protein yields MELGLKKNDLRLSPYDPSWEKAFMNIKKQIIDCTALKPDRIQHIGSTSIVGMPAKPIIDIMVGIDSLKQIDAKLFTQLKEAGFLRLKVEKPDEIVLARFTDKSYSVKTHFIHLVEKDSKKWNDLLFFRNHLNQNSQAKEAYKELKQELVVQPGMEIQSYTEICQRYFESE; encoded by the coding sequence ATGGAACTTGGATTGAAGAAAAATGACTTACGACTAAGCCCGTATGATCCATCTTGGGAAAAAGCTTTTATGAATATTAAAAAGCAAATAATTGACTGTACAGCACTAAAGCCGGATCGAATTCAGCATATTGGTAGTACCTCAATAGTCGGGATGCCAGCAAAACCAATCATTGATATTATGGTAGGGATCGATTCTTTAAAACAGATTGACGCTAAGCTGTTTACCCAGTTAAAAGAAGCTGGTTTTTTAAGATTGAAAGTTGAGAAACCAGATGAGATTGTGCTTGCGCGTTTTACGGACAAAAGTTATTCAGTTAAAACTCACTTTATTCATCTTGTTGAAAAAGATTCAAAGAAGTGGAATGATTTGTTGTTTTTTAGAAATCATTTAAACCAGAACAGCCAAGCAAAAGAAGCTTATAAGGAATTGAAGCAAGAACTTGTAGTGCAGCCAGGGATGGAAATTCAATCTTATACAGAAATTTGTCAGAGATATTTTGAATCAGAATAA
- a CDS encoding WecB/TagA/CpsF family glycosyltransferase, whose product MNNEKISILGIPFDNLTRVEFLTQLLMRMENQQKTFLVTANPEIVMYAKEDDRYFDLLLKADYIAPDGIGIVRAAKTLKTPIKERVPGFELMLGLLELSSEYKKRVYFIGAQEEVVAKAVENARKRWPGLEIVGYHHGYFDHSDPKMIEQVADLKPDLILVAFGFPRQENWIHQYLQVADRGIAIGVGGSFDVLSGKSKRAPKIVQKLHIEWLYRLLKQPSRYKRMLALPVFMGEIRKQRQLKRVPKNGK is encoded by the coding sequence ATGAACAATGAGAAGATATCGATATTAGGCATTCCTTTTGATAATTTAACTCGAGTAGAATTTCTGACCCAGCTTCTCATGAGAATGGAAAATCAGCAGAAAACCTTTCTGGTCACAGCTAATCCGGAAATTGTCATGTACGCAAAAGAAGACGACAGGTACTTCGATTTATTATTGAAAGCAGACTACATAGCTCCAGACGGCATTGGAATCGTCAGAGCTGCAAAAACACTCAAAACGCCGATCAAAGAGAGAGTACCTGGTTTTGAATTGATGCTGGGCTTACTAGAATTATCTAGTGAATACAAAAAACGCGTATACTTTATTGGAGCTCAAGAGGAAGTTGTTGCAAAAGCAGTAGAAAATGCAAGAAAGCGCTGGCCAGGTCTGGAAATCGTCGGATATCATCACGGTTATTTTGACCATTCAGATCCTAAGATGATTGAGCAAGTCGCTGATTTGAAACCTGATTTGATTCTTGTGGCATTTGGATTTCCAAGACAAGAAAATTGGATTCATCAGTATCTTCAGGTAGCTGACCGAGGCATTGCGATCGGAGTAGGTGGAAGTTTTGATGTGTTATCTGGAAAATCGAAACGCGCGCCAAAGATCGTTCAGAAGTTACATATCGAATGGCTTTATAGATTATTAAAACAACCTTCCAGATATAAACGCATGCTAGCGCTACCTGTATTTATGGGAGAAATCCGTAAGCAACGTCAATTAAAGAGAGTACCTAAAAATGGAAAATAA
- the nagA gene encoding N-acetylglucosamine-6-phosphate deacetylase, which yields MTTVYTHAQIYTGESLIEDGYIRFDQEIIGVGQMDAYEPQEDEKEIDMKNKLIVPGFIDVHSHGGYGTDNMDGTAEEISEMTKKMLSEGITSYFPTTMTQSDESIEAAMEQIKEAGEMNSMIQGIHLEGPFLSVEHKGAQPEKYIAVADKEKIEKWNELSGGLIKLVTYAPETGDVSDFEKYCEEQDIVLSAGHSDAKYQELKDSGATHVTHLFNGQRGLHHREVGVSGFGLLEDEVTVEMIVDGFHISPEMVKLAYKAKGADGIELITDAMRAKNAPEGESELGGQKVMVKDKQARLEDGTLAGSVLTFIDAFKNVIQFTGCSIEEAVKMSSVNQAKEFKLERKGALMPSNDADMLVLTEDLALVQTIVGGEIHDIS from the coding sequence ATGACAACAGTATATACGCACGCGCAAATTTATACAGGAGAAAGCCTAATAGAAGATGGTTATATACGCTTTGATCAGGAAATTATCGGTGTTGGACAGATGGATGCCTATGAGCCTCAAGAAGATGAAAAAGAAATCGATATGAAAAACAAATTGATTGTACCCGGATTTATTGATGTTCATAGTCATGGTGGTTACGGAACGGATAATATGGATGGTACTGCAGAAGAGATCAGCGAAATGACTAAAAAAATGCTGTCTGAAGGCATCACGAGTTACTTCCCAACAACAATGACGCAATCAGATGAAAGTATTGAAGCAGCGATGGAACAAATCAAAGAAGCTGGTGAAATGAATTCGATGATTCAAGGGATTCATTTAGAAGGTCCTTTTTTATCCGTTGAGCACAAAGGCGCTCAACCTGAAAAATATATTGCCGTTGCAGATAAAGAAAAAATAGAAAAGTGGAATGAGCTAAGCGGTGGATTAATCAAGTTAGTCACCTATGCACCTGAAACTGGAGACGTTTCAGATTTTGAGAAATACTGTGAAGAACAGGATATCGTCCTTTCAGCAGGACATTCAGACGCAAAATATCAGGAACTCAAAGATTCTGGAGCGACTCATGTAACGCATCTTTTCAACGGACAGCGTGGACTGCATCATAGAGAGGTTGGAGTCAGCGGATTTGGTTTGCTAGAAGATGAGGTCACTGTAGAGATGATCGTAGACGGATTTCATATCTCACCAGAAATGGTTAAGTTAGCATACAAAGCAAAAGGTGCCGATGGTATTGAATTGATTACAGATGCTATGCGCGCGAAAAACGCTCCAGAGGGAGAAAGTGAACTGGGTGGTCAAAAAGTTATGGTGAAAGACAAACAAGCCAGACTGGAGGACGGAACTTTAGCCGGAAGTGTCCTGACATTTATAGATGCTTTCAAAAATGTGATTCAGTTTACAGGGTGTTCTATTGAAGAAGCCGTTAAAATGAGCTCAGTGAATCAGGCAAAAGAGTTCAAGCTGGAGCGCAAAGGAGCACTGATGCCAAGTAATGATGCAGATATGCTTGTATTGACCGAAGACTTGGCGCTAGTTCAAACGATTGTAGGAGGAGAAATACATGACATCAGCTAG
- a CDS encoding pyridoxamine 5'-phosphate oxidase family protein, which translates to MANSKEKALKIMDKNDTGILATISGNKPVARYMSFHCEGLTLYTVTDKRTEKVEDIEQNPNVFVLLGHEEGLINKDYVEIEGVVSTTENQEVIDKSWNDYMDERYESKQDPNILVLKVEPKKVTVKNKKGSESEDVSL; encoded by the coding sequence ATGGCTAATTCAAAAGAAAAGGCTTTAAAAATCATGGACAAGAATGACACAGGTATACTAGCAACTATCTCAGGAAATAAACCAGTAGCACGCTACATGTCTTTTCATTGTGAAGGGTTAACCCTTTATACGGTTACTGATAAAAGAACAGAAAAAGTAGAAGATATCGAACAAAATCCAAATGTCTTTGTGTTACTTGGACATGAAGAAGGTTTGATCAATAAAGATTATGTTGAAATAGAAGGTGTTGTTTCAACAACTGAAAATCAAGAAGTAATTGATAAATCTTGGAATGATTACATGGACGAGCGTTACGAAAGCAAACAAGATCCCAACATTCTTGTTTTAAAAGTCGAACCTAAAAAAGTTACCGTTAAAAACAAAAAAGGAAGCGAGTCAGAAGACGTTTCTTTATAA
- a CDS encoding glycosyltransferase family 4 protein, which translates to MENKILERNEMKILHINAGNEYGGGLFHIMSLFQGIDKIDMELLVFEEGPVAENARKNGISVTVLPQRSRYDLSILSKLRKWINQNQFDIVHSHGPRANLLVGLIRSTMKAKWITTIHSDPTLDFQGRGLKGKVFEWLNLKSLTRPDHLIAISGEIKRILVQRHVNEQHITVVHNGRAFEQSISQQRISDKRNHFKMITVGRLEWVKGHRHLIEALKLVRFDNWELNICGIGEQELALRESVEKAGLKEKVHFLGWIEAKAVGDQIVESDILINPSLSESFPLVALEAGENKRPVIATDVGDVKEMIPDKTIGWLIPAEDPIALAQAIEEAYFEWEQGTLKIKGTRFYEWSKQFTIEKQGLETMEVYRNCL; encoded by the coding sequence ATGGAAAATAAGATTTTGGAACGTAACGAAATGAAAATTTTACACATTAATGCTGGGAATGAGTATGGCGGTGGCTTATTTCATATCATGTCACTCTTTCAAGGAATAGACAAAATCGATATGGAATTACTCGTATTTGAAGAAGGTCCAGTAGCAGAAAATGCTCGAAAAAATGGCATATCGGTTACGGTACTTCCCCAGCGCTCAAGATATGATTTGTCGATTCTTTCAAAATTAAGAAAATGGATCAATCAGAATCAGTTCGATATCGTCCACTCACACGGCCCAAGAGCCAATCTACTTGTAGGGTTGATCCGTTCGACTATGAAGGCTAAGTGGATCACAACCATTCATAGCGATCCTACATTAGACTTCCAAGGCCGAGGACTGAAAGGGAAAGTCTTTGAATGGCTCAACTTGAAATCCTTGACCAGACCAGATCATTTGATTGCTATTTCCGGTGAAATAAAAAGAATATTGGTTCAACGTCATGTAAATGAACAACACATCACGGTCGTACATAACGGTCGTGCCTTCGAACAGTCAATCAGTCAGCAAAGAATTAGTGACAAAAGAAATCATTTTAAAATGATTACTGTTGGTCGACTGGAATGGGTGAAAGGTCATCGCCATTTGATTGAAGCGTTGAAACTCGTTCGTTTTGACAACTGGGAACTGAACATTTGCGGGATAGGTGAACAAGAACTTGCTCTACGCGAATCTGTTGAAAAAGCGGGACTAAAAGAAAAAGTGCATTTTCTAGGATGGATTGAAGCGAAAGCTGTAGGGGATCAGATCGTTGAATCGGATATCTTGATCAATCCATCACTTAGTGAAAGTTTTCCACTCGTTGCTTTGGAAGCCGGGGAAAATAAGAGACCTGTCATCGCTACAGATGTGGGAGACGTAAAAGAAATGATCCCGGACAAAACGATTGGTTGGCTCATTCCAGCAGAAGATCCGATTGCTCTTGCTCAAGCAATTGAAGAAGCTTACTTTGAGTGGGAACAAGGTACTTTGAAGATAAAAGGAACGCGCTTTTACGAGTGGAGCAAGCAATTCACTATCGAAAAGCAAGGGCTTGAAACAATGGAAGTTTATAGAAATTGTTTATGA
- a CDS encoding AAA family ATPase — protein sequence MKKILVIGCPGSGKSTLSERLAKALDLELIHLDRINWINDHHTLSRAEFDDQLEKVLSKDRWIIDGNYNRTLSRRLIAADTVIWLDLPRTLCIYRILKRFVKAKMLHKGTFGNPNKIEKDFLNFVWNFNKTNRPLILNALSNCSDKRILILKANKEIKQIKKILT from the coding sequence ATGAAAAAGATACTGGTCATAGGTTGTCCAGGTTCTGGTAAATCAACGCTATCTGAGAGACTAGCCAAAGCACTAGATTTAGAACTAATCCACTTGGACAGAATCAACTGGATAAATGACCATCATACTCTCAGTAGAGCTGAATTTGATGATCAATTAGAAAAGGTTCTATCAAAAGATCGTTGGATCATTGACGGGAATTACAACCGGACGCTTAGTCGAAGACTGATCGCAGCAGATACCGTAATATGGCTAGACCTGCCTAGAACACTTTGCATTTATAGGATACTCAAACGCTTCGTCAAAGCAAAAATGTTACATAAGGGAACTTTTGGAAATCCCAATAAAATCGAAAAAGACTTTTTGAATTTTGTATGGAATTTCAATAAAACGAATCGACCATTAATTTTAAACGCTTTAAGTAATTGTTCTGATAAAAGGATTTTAATCCTGAAAGCGAATAAGGAAATTAAACAAATAAAAAAAATATTGACTTAA
- the nadE gene encoding ammonia-dependent NAD(+) synthetase, whose amino-acid sequence MSDLKKQIIEEMAVSPEIDAQEEIRRSVDLMKDYFKKHTFLKTFVLGISGGQDSSLLGRLAQIAMEEMREETKDESYAFVAMRLPYGEQADEDDAMAAIEWMKPDKVVKVDIKPTVDASVASLKAGGVDISDFNRGNIKARERMVIQYAVAAHHNGAVLGTDHSAESVTGFFTKYGDGGTDLNPLFRLNKGQGKSLLKALGAPEAFYKKVPTADLESDKPGLADEDVLGVTYEEIDAYLEGKDVSEQAAEKIEEWYLKTQHKRHLPITVFDDFWK is encoded by the coding sequence ATGTCAGATTTAAAAAAACAAATTATTGAAGAAATGGCCGTTTCACCAGAAATTGACGCGCAAGAAGAAATTCGTAGAAGTGTTGATCTGATGAAAGACTATTTTAAAAAACATACTTTTTTAAAAACCTTTGTACTCGGTATTTCTGGAGGGCAAGACTCTTCTTTATTAGGGAGATTAGCGCAGATCGCCATGGAAGAAATGCGTGAAGAAACCAAAGATGAAAGCTATGCTTTCGTAGCCATGAGGTTACCATACGGCGAGCAGGCTGATGAGGACGACGCAATGGCAGCTATTGAATGGATGAAACCAGATAAAGTTGTCAAAGTGGATATCAAACCTACAGTAGATGCTTCAGTAGCTTCGCTGAAAGCTGGTGGAGTGGATATTTCAGATTTTAATAGAGGCAATATTAAGGCTAGAGAAAGAATGGTTATACAGTACGCTGTAGCTGCACACCATAATGGAGCGGTTTTAGGTACTGACCACTCTGCCGAAAGTGTGACAGGTTTCTTTACGAAGTATGGCGATGGTGGAACAGACTTGAACCCGTTATTTAGACTCAATAAAGGACAAGGTAAGTCATTACTGAAAGCATTAGGCGCGCCGGAAGCATTTTACAAAAAAGTTCCGACAGCTGATCTGGAAAGTGATAAACCTGGATTAGCTGATGAAGATGTCCTTGGAGTAACGTATGAGGAAATTGACGCTTATCTTGAAGGTAAAGACGTCTCTGAGCAAGCAGCAGAAAAAATTGAAGAATGGTATTTGAAAACACAGCACAAACGCCATTTACCGATTACAGTTTTCGACGATTTCTGGAAATAG
- a CDS encoding nicotinate phosphoribosyltransferase — protein MNPTYADDSVALHTDLYEINMILTHWKKGNDQKRAVFEVYYRNNPFGMGYTIFTGLERIVQYIENLKFTESDIDYLRDIEHYPEEFLEFLKDWRFKGTLRSFKEGEVAFANEPLIQVEGTIIDCQLIETALLNIVNFQTLIATKAAQIKSAAGEDPVLEFGARRAQEMDAAIWGARATYIAGVDSTSNTRAAKIFGIPASGTHAHALVQAYRDEYQAFKAYAETHKDCVFLVDTFNTLESGVPNAIKVAKEMGDTINFLGVRLDSGDLSYLSKRVRQQLDDAGFTDAKIFVSNDLDAETILNLKMQGAKIDVWGVGTKMITAYDQPALGAVYKIVSVEGNDGGMHHTLKLTGNAAKITTPGKKQVWRIRSNNDQKPEGDYITLVEEQPNDQADLFMFHPQYNYINKTLTEFQARPLLQDIIVDGETIYDLPPLEDVRTYAKKSLAEQWEENKRLLNPEPYPVDLSQKLFDAKVETIKQFKNMPTDKSKSVF, from the coding sequence ATGAACCCCACATATGCGGATGATAGCGTTGCGTTACATACAGACCTGTATGAAATCAACATGATTTTGACCCACTGGAAGAAAGGGAACGATCAGAAACGCGCCGTATTTGAAGTTTATTATCGAAATAATCCGTTTGGTATGGGTTATACGATTTTCACAGGACTTGAAAGAATTGTTCAATACATTGAAAATTTAAAATTTACAGAATCGGATATTGATTATTTGAGAGACATTGAACATTATCCAGAAGAGTTTCTGGAATTTCTTAAAGATTGGCGCTTTAAAGGAACATTGCGTTCATTTAAAGAAGGAGAAGTAGCTTTTGCAAATGAACCACTGATTCAAGTGGAAGGAACGATCATTGACTGCCAATTGATTGAAACAGCGTTACTGAATATCGTGAACTTCCAGACATTGATTGCCACTAAAGCAGCCCAGATTAAAAGTGCGGCTGGAGAGGATCCTGTCTTAGAGTTTGGGGCTCGACGTGCCCAAGAAATGGACGCAGCGATTTGGGGAGCGAGAGCAACTTATATCGCAGGGGTCGATTCGACGAGTAATACAAGAGCAGCTAAAATCTTTGGTATTCCCGCATCTGGAACCCATGCGCATGCATTAGTGCAAGCGTATCGTGATGAGTATCAAGCATTTAAAGCATATGCTGAAACACATAAAGATTGTGTTTTTTTAGTAGACACTTTCAACACTTTGGAATCAGGTGTGCCAAATGCAATTAAAGTTGCAAAAGAAATGGGCGACACCATTAACTTTTTAGGGGTTAGACTAGACTCAGGAGATTTGTCTTACTTGTCTAAAAGAGTCCGTCAACAGTTAGATGATGCTGGATTCACAGACGCCAAAATCTTTGTCTCAAATGATCTTGATGCGGAAACCATTTTGAACTTGAAAATGCAAGGCGCTAAAATCGATGTATGGGGCGTTGGAACAAAAATGATCACAGCGTATGACCAACCAGCCCTAGGTGCTGTCTATAAAATTGTTTCCGTTGAAGGAAATGATGGCGGAATGCATCATACCCTCAAATTAACAGGAAATGCCGCTAAGATCACAACTCCAGGCAAAAAACAGGTTTGGAGAATTCGTTCAAATAATGATCAGAAACCTGAGGGGGATTATATCACTTTGGTTGAAGAGCAACCAAATGATCAGGCAGACCTATTTATGTTCCACCCACAGTACAACTATATTAACAAAACCCTTACAGAGTTTCAGGCTAGGCCGCTCTTACAGGATATCATTGTTGACGGGGAAACCATCTACGACTTGCCACCGCTTGAAGACGTTAGAACGTATGCTAAAAAGAGTTTAGCTGAACAATGGGAAGAAAATAAACGTTTGTTAAATCCTGAACCTTATCCAGTCGATTTATCACAAAAATTATTTGATGCCAAAGTAGAAACGATCAAACAATTTAAAAATATGCCAACAGATAAATCAAAATCAGTATTTTAG
- a CDS encoding sensor domain-containing diguanylate cyclase → MSEKDIQKELEALKSELESVKRLNRELLTLQEEQDSLDFAWSGNLGHWYWDFQVNRVTFNPMKAMALGYTKEELPEYVDFQFFTDKLHPDDYERVMDAMRDHLSNQSPVWEVRYRIKTKDGGYRTYYDRGKVTKRSEEGAPLFLSGIVFDVTDYEEERRRLLEENKEWAIQSKKDSLTGLYNRANILFELGKLVNEAQMGEDKTVSISLLDIDNLSHQNSLFGPLFGDEIIKKAGQIINDNLRDGDYAGNFEGGKFVIVLPDTSKAEAHEFSETIRTQLSKADFTEPAEVTSSAGVAQYQPKETVSQLFNRADSMLYKVKSTGKNQVES, encoded by the coding sequence ATGAGCGAGAAAGATATACAAAAAGAACTTGAAGCACTCAAATCAGAATTGGAATCTGTTAAACGATTAAACAGAGAGTTATTAACCCTACAGGAGGAACAAGATTCTCTAGATTTCGCGTGGTCTGGTAATTTAGGACACTGGTATTGGGACTTCCAAGTAAATAGAGTGACATTCAATCCTATGAAAGCTATGGCATTAGGATACACAAAAGAAGAATTACCAGAATACGTTGACTTCCAATTCTTTACGGATAAACTACACCCAGATGATTATGAGCGCGTAATGGACGCTATGCGAGATCATTTATCAAACCAGAGTCCAGTATGGGAAGTAAGATATCGAATTAAGACCAAAGATGGTGGTTACCGTACGTACTATGATCGTGGCAAAGTCACCAAGCGCTCTGAAGAAGGCGCGCCTTTATTCTTGTCGGGTATCGTATTCGATGTTACAGATTATGAAGAAGAAAGACGCAGACTTTTAGAAGAAAACAAAGAATGGGCAATCCAATCTAAAAAAGATTCATTGACAGGTTTATATAATCGAGCGAATATTTTGTTCGAGTTAGGCAAACTCGTAAACGAAGCTCAAATGGGTGAAGATAAAACTGTTTCGATCAGTTTACTGGATATTGACAATTTAAGTCATCAGAATTCTCTTTTTGGTCCGCTTTTTGGAGATGAAATCATCAAGAAAGCTGGTCAAATTATTAATGACAACTTAAGAGATGGAGATTACGCAGGGAATTTTGAAGGTGGAAAATTTGTGATCGTCTTACCCGACACTTCAAAAGCAGAAGCGCATGAATTCTCAGAAACAATTAGAACTCAATTGTCAAAAGCAGATTTCACTGAACCAGCTGAAGTGACGAGTAGTGCTGGTGTTGCGCAGTATCAACCCAAAGAGACGGTAAGTCAATTATTTAACAGAGCAGATAGTATGCTTTACAAAGTGAAAAGTACTGGGAAAAATCAAGTTGAATCTTAA